The genomic window caaaagctgaaaaggttggagtgaaaagtagagatgcatgtgtactagagtctttattttttatttcttaatGAAGCCCACTAGTGATAGCTTGCATTGGAGAGGAAAAATTAATGTAGATGCttcaaattactttttgtcatggGGCCATATGCCCACCATTGCACATGCCCTAACGACCTTACGTTTTTACTGAAAAGCCGCTCCTAATCTCAGAGCTTGCTCAGCCAAGCCGCAGCCGAAAGGCGCCATGATGCAGAGAGAGACAAGCCAATCCCAGAATCTGACGAAAAGGACACGGCCAACCTAATCTGACGAAAAACTGAAAGGAGAAAGGGACGAGTGGACACCGGTTACGAAAAGCAGAGACGAGAGACATCGAGTCCCCCCGGTGTAGAGTTCATGGCTTGGCTTGTTGGTGCCAACCTTTCCTGCTGGTATCGATTGATTCAATTTTGTTTTGCAAAGTGCCCGTTCTGTTCAAGTTCAACCCTATAGCATTACCATGTTGTAAGTGTACAAAATGATATGAGAATTCACGTCCCATACATGTAGAGCAGTGGCGTGAATGCAGCAGATCTGCCTTACACATGTTGCTATTGCACAGAGATTTTGCCATGTGTTAAGAGCAAAAATGGGGAAAAGGGAGTTGAACTCAAATGCACAAAAGGCGTGATTGAAACATGTGATCAGATCAATGCCCATCTAAACATGTTATTTCAGACTGGAATCAGAGCAGCTAACACCATACTACTAGACGAGAGGTGAACGCCTACAGAGCACGAACTACACCAAGCACTCCGGTCAGCCTGGCAGTCTCCAAAGCCTAATCGAACACTCACACATGACAGATGAGATGACACGCACTACACCACATCGATCCCAGACCCAGACATAGCTGCTGACGGCCGGCGGCGGCACCGCGAGCGCCGCTGGACTACCTCTAGTCTAGTGGCAGAAGATGACCTTGAGCTCGCGCGGCGCGGAGCACTGGTGGGTGAGCGAGGGGCTGTCATGCGCGTAGGTGAAGGCCTGCGGGCACTCGTTCTTGAAGAAGTCCGAGTACTTGGAGGGGCGGCAGGCGGCCGGGCTGTTGTACGCGTTGCGGCAGCACAGCTCGTCGGTGCCGAAGGCCAGGCAGCCGCTCTTGCACGcggccacgccgccgcccgccgccgcgcgcacCTGCAGCTCGCCGGGGCAGCTCTGCGTCAGGTCCTTGCGGCAGGCGAGGACGGGGCAGTTGCCGCGGCCCTCGTGCGGGGTAACCGACAGTCCCACGTTGAAGCCGTCCACCACGCTCACCCCGTACGACGACTGGTCGTCGCCGCCGTGGTGGAGGGAGACCTGCGCCAGCGTGGCGGGCGCCGCGCCGCCGAGGCCCCCGCACTGGAGCCGCCCGCCGCAGTCGCCCGTGGCGCAGCGGAGCTGCCCGGCCCCTGCAGGCGTGCAGCCGGTGCGCGCCCAGATGCGGCCGGACCAGGCGTGGGTGGGCGCCGGGAAGGAGCGGTGGGAGAGCGACGGGAGGAAGAAGCCGCCCCCCTCCAGGACCTCGCTGCCGGCGCTCCCCTGGATGCCCGGCCAAATCGGGTACGCGCAGTTGTTCACCACGGTGAGGGTCATCGGGGCGAAGTCCGCCAGGAGGAGGCCGCAGCTTGGGAGGAGGGTGGCGAGCAGGAGGAGAAGCTTAGGGGAAGCCATGGCGGTGGGCTCCCTGAATTCTGAGCACTACTTGGTCAGTACACTGTGGACGGACTATGGACTGTGGACTGTGGACTCTGGTCGAGTGGTGCCAAGTGAGAGGGTTTTGGGGTCTTTTTATAGGAAATTTTGGATTGGACTGGGGTGTGATCGGCGGAGCGGTTTGGTCTTTGGGGTGTCGTGTCAGTGACTCAGTGTCACGGCGTTATCGTGTACTCCAATATAATCTTGTTTGGATTGAGATAACAATGGCAGTAGGa from Triticum aestivum cultivar Chinese Spring chromosome 3B, IWGSC CS RefSeq v2.1, whole genome shotgun sequence includes these protein-coding regions:
- the LOC123071366 gene encoding osmotin-like protein gives rise to the protein MASPKLLLLLATLLPSCGLLLADFAPMTLTVVNNCAYPIWPGIQGSAGSEVLEGGGFFLPSLSHRSFPAPTHAWSGRIWARTGCTPAGAGQLRCATGDCGGRLQCGGLGGAAPATLAQVSLHHGGDDQSSYGVSVVDGFNVGLSVTPHEGRGNCPVLACRKDLTQSCPGELQVRAAAGGGVAACKSGCLAFGTDELCCRNAYNSPAACRPSKYSDFFKNECPQAFTYAHDSPSLTHQCSAPRELKVIFCH